Sequence from the Trachemys scripta elegans isolate TJP31775 chromosome 5, CAS_Tse_1.0, whole genome shotgun sequence genome:
CTTTGTACTATAGCAGTTGGGATGTTGCAGATCAGGCTTGAGGAGTTGCACATTGAAGCCAATGCGCAATTCATGCTGTGGCGTGGCTATGGCCTTTGCTGTTGCATGATCCATTCAGGAGTACTAAATCCAAAGTTTGACGGGTCAGCCTCTGTCCTATTCCCATAAGAAGCAGAATGATGCAGTTTCCCTCATTCATCACTCTCCTATTGGACCCCAGCATTGTTGAACATAATGAGGGGGAGTCACCGCTCCAGGCTTGGTCAGGTAAAGAGGAGAAATAGCAGGAGTGGTGGCTTTGGCCTTAGACCACACGTGGAGGCCCCAAATGCTCATACTCTGCCTTCCCCCCGCAATGCTATTAATGACACTGTCAGACTAATTTGGGGTGTAAAAGGATGCTGGCAAGAGCTATCACAATCTAAAATAATTATTCTTGGGTGGTGACTGGGAGAAGGTGCCTGTATTTGAGACTTTCAAATTCTGCACCTTTATGGGCTTTAAACTTCATTTCTCTTTATTGCAGGGCAGAAGAGATGAAAATATAAAAGTGGATGAACATCTTGCAAAGAAGGACGCACAGGTACAGCGAAGCAAACCAATGACTGAACAAAGCTGCGTTTGGCATGTAGATATAAAGTGTTCCCTATTGCAATACAAAATTAGCTGCTAATCGGCATCTTACAGGGATGGATCATACCCAAGAAATTCAGAGCTTTGAACACCCCAAAGTTGAAATGGAGTGGGCAGGGAGATCATGAGATTAGGCTTTTCCCCCTACTCCTTCCTATCACTGGCATTAGTTTTCTATATGTAATCCAGTCTAGAGTACCCAGTTTCCCAATTTCCAACAATGCATTGTTAAACTGCTATAGTCACCTTTGAAGTGTAAGTATTACCATTTTATCTGTGGTGAGAGTGAACATGAACATGGGTttctttgagggtttttttttaaatggcctatGGGGAAAGTTTTTTCATTTTAGTTAGACTTCCCATTAACAGTGTAGAACTTTGGATTGCCCTTCTCCTTGTTGCCACCATGTGAGGTGCAAAATTTGGGCCCAGCAATCCTGGGCCAACACACTGCAAGTGCAGCTCATGATGCTCTCAAAACCTGCCTGGGGCTGGTATGTGAGTGGTGCTGATGGGATCTATAAAACACCATCCCCAGTTTGGCCAGTGGGAGGATTATAGTGAAGCCTCTGTCTGAAGAAGACACCACAGCCACTGATGCCCTTGAGTGGAATGGATGGCCGGGAAAGCTCCAAGGAACCCCCATTCCTGAATAAGACACGTTGTTTACAAAGTCCTATTTGTATTTGATGCATTGGAATTAACGCTAACATTCACTTTGATGAATTGCATCTTTTAGAAAGCAAATGTTTCCATGCTGTCATATTCCTGGAAATAGCTTCTCATTTTGAGACATTTAAGGGAGTCATATTTTTCCACAGTATAAGATGGTCCAGTGTAGCTCAATAGACAGGCAAGTTCTGCTTTTTAtgactactctctctctctcgaactAGTTCAATTTTCCAGGCTTGAGTTTCAGCAGCTCATGACAGCAACACTATGGCACTGCAATGAAGTCCATTGCATCGCCCAGGTTCAGAATCCTGTCTTCAGAAAACTTACTGAAAATGCAGAGACTAGTTTGCAGTGGCACGGCTCAACATTCTTCTTTTGAGGTCTAGTCTAGTGGCCACAGTGatgtcctttctttccttgtAATAGGTTCTCTATAATGCTGGTGAGAAGAAGTGGGGTACAGATGAAGATAAGTTCACTGAAATTCTGTGCCTTAGGAGCATACCACAACTGAAACGAAGTATGAAATTGATTTTTGTACCATTTTTGTGATATTTCTTATTAAATTATGATTGTTTTCTATAGCCAAGCATTTGTATGTGTAATTTGGATTGAGGTGCCACTCATTGTCCCACCATCACTTCCCTGCGTCCATCAGCTTTTGCTAAAGGTTGCAGAATAAAAACCTGAgtgtttctagctctcatggttgtgaAGATGAGCAGTACTGTATCTATTCACATATGGAAGGCTGCAATTTGAAACAATAGGTCTAAGATGCATGTATTGTCCTTGTTGAGTGTGCCACATATCAGCGTGTGTGTAGATTTTTGAAGTGGGCTCTTCCTGTGCAGTTTTACTCTAAGGTATTTTCATTCCCACTTTTGCAGGAGAAGAGATGGAAAGTTTGATCTTAAACCCAGGCAGCAGGTGGTCTTTTACTTATCCCTGTCTCCAAAGACTGTGTGGATTGAATAGCGTGCTTTAAATGTAATTGTCAGCATGTACAAATGTCATGCAGACTTGGGGACCAAGCAAGCCTCTGATAAGGAAGTAATTGTTTGCTATTTTGTGAATCACTGAATGCATCTTTGCCTTATGACTAATGGAATGTGCTGCATGAGACACCCTCTTttctttatggggaaaaaaaacaaaaacccagcgaTCGTGAAAGCCTTCAGTGGATAAAATTTGTCTCCACCCACTCAATATATCCGAGTGTCTTAATTTTATGATTATTAAAGCAAGACAATTGGGTAAATGGGCTAACTGAAGCAGGGTCTGACATGCTGCATTAAAGAATAGAGGCCAATTGCCTTTAGAGAGAAAGTGGTGTATGTTAAAATGATGGCACTTGAAGGTGGTTTATTCCTTAATATTTTTACATATATACCTTGATTGGCTTAGAATGATGGCACTGTTGCTCTCATCGTATGGTATGTGTTCATCAAAGGGCTGCTTCAAATAATATTGAAGgtagtggaaagactcccattaatttcactaaggtttggatcagaccccaaatgGAGCCTGACACATGAGAACACTGAGTAATTTCCTTGTGATATATGTATCAACAAACTGTTTATCTTTTTAGCATTTGATGAATACAGGAACCTCAGCAAGAAGACGATTGAAGAAAGTATACAGAGTGAAATGTCAGGGCATTTTGAGGATTTACTCTTAGCCATTGGTAAGATTCTTGGGGGACAGGTGGGGAGGCATGGCTGAAAACAAGctgtgccttttttaaaaaaagtaggatAGGTAAAATATTAGTCAGAATACCTTTGATTTACAGTGACTTTAATTCTTGCTTTTAGTGATAAGCAGTATCACTGCAGTAAGTATTGGTAACACTGACTTAGGTTTACAAAAAGAGGAGAGCTTGTTAGTTCTGTAGCTTATGTTCAGCTGTGTTGGTGTTACAATTAGTACAGTGGTAGCATCTAGCAGCCCTAATCCTGCACCAGGACTGCTTTGTGCTAAGTCCTATAGACCAGGCACCCCCTCCATCATTTATACTGACTCTAGGCAAGTTCCAAAAAACCCTCCACCATACTTTGGTGACCCATCCCCGACTTCAGCCACCCATAGTGCTGAACCATTTCTGTAGCACTATGGGGTATTTTACTTTCAGGGCAGGCCTGAGGGTTCTATAAAGTCGTGTTGTTCTTAACaataaaaatgctttaattaaatatCTATAGATTCACTCTTCATATAAGTGGGTGCATCTCTCATGGGAGTGAGTGTGTAAAATGTATGTAGTTTACCAGCCTGGGGAATCAGCAGGAAGAGAACTGCAAAGTGAATGCAGAATTGGCCAGGTGCATATGTGTATATACCTGACTTGTGCATGCATGTCAGGCATTAACCGGTACAAGGCTGGTGCATGCAATTGcatttacagtaactccttgcttagcgttgtagttatgttcctgaaaaatgcaactttaagcagaacaatgttaagtgaatccagttttccccataagaattaatgtaaattgggggtgagggggaggggcggttaagttccagggaaatttttttcaccagacaagtcTGTCatctaaatgatgaactagcacttggctgagccctcaagggttaatgcATTGTTGTTAATGCtacctcacactctacaaggcagcacaaatggagggaggcaAGACagagctccctccatcctgagccctgtcgtgtccatcccccccacacacactgtatgGAGAAGgggtgagcggggggagggagacaccctgacattagcacccctcttctcttctccttccccccccccccccccagaaagcaGGAAgttcccaggagcagctccaaggtagagggcaggagcagcacatggcagtggggggagggacagctgaactgcctggcaattgatagcctgctgggcggctgccacacagggaatgtaggggagcagggagctgattggggggggggtgaaggggggctgccagtccaccctcaagtccccaccagctagctccaacaggctgctctttctgcaagcagtggacaaagcaggcagctgccaaacaatgttataagagagcattgcacaactttaaataagcatgttctctaattgatcagcaacgtaataaCATTAActgggaggacgttaagtgaggagttactgtacctagctttgaaaatctggccatacaTGTCCTGTCCATTTATAGTGAGGGCTTGTAAGCCAAAGAAAGCTGTATGGTGGTATTGTTGTAGTTTAAGTGGCCTGCTCTAACTCTCAACTTTTCTTTTAATAGTTCAATGTGTGAATAACACTCCTGCATTCTTTGCTGAAAGGCTGCACCAATCTTTGAAGGTAGGTTTTCAGCTTCCATACCCATTCTTGAACTCTTGTATATCTTTAAGAGAATCTTAGGTTTCTAAGAGTGATGTCTGTAAATATAAACACAGGACTGGTCCCTTACCACAGATAATTCTTGGAGTCCGGTTAAGTGGGGAAGAGAATACCATTTCTAGATGTAGATGCTGGTTTTAGCCTAACTTGCATAATGGTTTTATATGGTGTATTGTACTAGACAGCTCTCTTCTGTTTTATCAGGGTGCTGGAACTGATGAGTTCACTCTTAATAGAATCATGGTTTCCAGATCAGAAATTGACCTGTTGGATATTCGAGCTGAATATAAGAAGCATTATGGCTGCTCCTTGCATGCTGCTATAAAAGTAAGAATTATTGTAATGAACTATTTTTACATATTGGAACAACGTTATGTAACAAATGTGCTCATGGAATagaacattttcaatatttttttttctctatttgaGGTATATATATAAAAGCTTTATTTGGAAGTGTCAAATCTAGTTAAGTGGGGGTAAGCAAGGAGGTGTTAGTAGAGGAGTTTGAAGAGGAGAGGGGTATAGCTTTAGCATCTGTGTTCTGGACAAAATGGAGTAAAATGGCAATTGAGTAGGTCAGACCAggtggctggaggcaggagatgaCTAGGAAATAAACAAGAATGTGAGCTATTGTGCCAGATGTATCTTCTTTCTACACAATGTACCAAACAAGACTCGATCAAGTTATTTGGGAGGTGGAGTCCAAGGTGATTAGGAGGAAGATTGGGAGAGGGGGTATAATTGACAAGGGAATGGGGTGGAAAGGAAGTGGGGCATTTTGGGTGGAAAAATAAGACTTTGTTTTGGTCATCTCGAGCCTGCAATGGGCAAGCTGGGATGATCTCAGACGGTGAGCAATGCATGTTCAGAGATTTGTGAACCATTAGCTTAGCTTGCTGACTCCACGTGAGGACGAAGTGAACAGGTATAGATGGAGAAGATGAAGTAACCAGTGACCACTGCAGGATACCAGGGAAGGGGGACTGGGTGCTCCTAGGTGCTCAATATATTATAACGGCAGAACTGCACCACACTGTCTGATACCCAGAATGTTTGGAACTGCCTAGCTTTAGTAAGAGGACATTAACATTAAGAGAATCATTTAATCCTGTTTTAAAGTGGAATTTAAAAATTTATAAAAGGCAGGTGTAGGACCTTGTTTCTGATGTTGTACTGCCTCTTGCAGTGACACTTCCCACAGCTGACCTGCACCAGGCAAGCATTACACCCTAGTACTAGTTTTGTGGTATGGTAGCTAATTTTCATAGTCTCAGAAGCAGATCAGGGACCATTATTAGCTATTTGAAACAGGATAGTTGTGTAAGTCCAAGGTGATGCCAAGTGCTTAATGTCTCTTTGTTTAGAGatagttgttcattttaaataacgTTGAACACACTAGTTTAGTTCTTAAAGTTCTGTTCCTACAACACTGACTGTAATTTCCTTCTCTTTCCAATGACTTATTAATTCAACCTTTTTCAGCTTCCATTAAAGTGGGAGTggttttccccccagaaatgtcaCTCAGTCCTTCTCAGAGATCCTCTCTCGGCTCAATGCTTTAAGTCCAGCAAGTAGCTTCCAACACTTCTCAAATTTCTGAGGTTGGGagattattcctttttttttttttttttttttttcttttttaaagtacacTTCTTTGGATTAAATAGTCTTTTGAGTGATCTTTTCTGTCAGCCTCTTTCATAAATTGATGCACAACGTTTCGTTGCTAGAGGTGGAACTGATGTGATGAGCCCTGTTCCATACGTAGCTCTGAATTGCACAGAGCTGATCATCACAACTAACTGCACCATagagtttttatttattcttttttaggATAAAACCTAGAGTTCCATACAAAATCAGTGGGTGCCTGAGGCTCTTTCTTGATTAGGAAAAGAGCTAGCTAAGTCCGCTCTTTcctttcctagtgtagatgcagggtAAGGCCTTGTTGCTTGTTTCATCTGGTGGAAATTGTAGTCTAAATTATCctacagctgcactggggaaaatGATAGCATTTAGGTTGGTCTTAGCTAAAGTGTGTGCTAAACCTGTCTGCTTTGCTTAGTTCAGGCAAAGCATGAGTTCTGCAAACCTACATGGGATTCCATTTTTGGCCGGTCAGCTGGTACTGATCACTGAATGGGCCAGAGCCCTTTAAACTATCAACTTGTTTATAACTTAATTCCTATATTGAGAAACAAATAGAAATGTATGGAATGACATTGCTAATGTCTGTAGAACACAAATGCCAGGACATAGACAAGCTTGTAGGGGAACAACATCTTTCATACCATTTAAATACTAATCCAGCCTTCAAAGAATCTTGTGTCATTGTAACATCATAATGCTACTGTACTCTAGCATCCAAACACTTTGAAAAATGTTATGTATTCTTTCTTTATTACCTGCACTCTGCTGCAGAAGACTCCTCCATAGTCCTAGATTCTTGTCTTCATGAGAAAGTTGGACTGGCTTAACTAACGGTGTCATTCTAACCTATTTAGTTGAATTCATGCAAACCCCTTTTCTGAACacactttttttaattttggcttGAGTGGCTTAAAATGATTAGGCATCTGTTtgaactaaaccaaaataaacctGGCTTAAACTGAAATTGATACACACAGCCTTTTACAGCAATTAGTTCAACTAATGCAACTTCCTGTAGTCAACATTTTCTGACCTGCTGTCTACGGACAAGCTTCTAAATCTGCATTTAGGTTCAAAAGTGAAAATTGCCTGACTTTCAGAATGACCAACCACTGTAGTTCCCTGTGATACTGGAAAGTGAGATCACACGTTTAAGAGACTAAATGTAGATTTGTGGTACCTAACTTTAGGCGCTGGGGTTTGAAGGTGTTGGATTTTGTTTGTGGTTAAACAGTTTTCACTCAGCTACTTTCTGCCTGTCTTTGAGTACTGGTTTAGAACTCGGTGGACCAATTGAGTCATTAATTTACATGGGTTAATTTAGAACTTAAACTTgcccattgatttaaatcaggttGAGGCTTTGTAAAAAAAACTTAAATTTGTGCCACTGCAAATGTAGATTAAAATTTTATAACAAACTACGTTGTAAGTTGTAGTGGAAGGGTGGTTTTTGTTAATACTGCTGCTGGAAGGCTCTTATGACTTCTAGAGGCAGGCAACAGTACTGAAAACTGAGGCCGTAATCCTGCAGACACTTCACTGTGTAACTTCAGTCACAAATAGTCCCGGTGACTGCAGTGGGACTGCTTGCACTCAGAGTTAAGCCTGTGCAAGGGTGTTTGTAGTATAGAGGGCTAATGAAGACTTTAACATCAGGGCCACCCAAagggtggggcaagtggggcaatttgccctgggctgtggggcccccacgagagtttttcaggggccctggagcggggtccttcactcactctgggatccccagaaaactctcgcagagcccaggcccccagagcttcttccgctccgggtctttggcagcagagggtccttccactccaggacccgccgccgaagtgccaggtatttggcggcaggGGGGCCCCCTGCTgtcgaagaccccaggccccctgaatcctctgggctgccctgTTTAGCATAAGTCtgtcacttcaaaacaaaattgttcGTTGTTAATGCACAGTTGACTTTCAAAACATAACAAAGTtattgtcctctttttttaatatacacatgCTGCCAAAATTTCCAAATAGCCTGAAATCTGTGTTTAAGCACCTAAGCgattttaaaagcacaaatcCAGTGATTTCAAATTACTACCCCCCTGATGGAGGAGTACAGTCTCGTAAAGCATTTCAGCTTTCTGGACCTATGGAAGTTCACTCTATCAGAAGGTGGTTGTGGTTGTAAATGTAGCACAGGCTATTACGGAAGTTACTGAGGCCCTGgtcttgtctttttttaaccacagaTGTGCATTTAAGTGGGAGCCTTTCTACTAggacaggggcgggcaaactttttggtctgagggccacatcgggttttggaaattgtatggagggctggttcggggagggggttgtggcccagcccccacctcctatcttgCCCCCACCAGgactcctgccctgtccccgccaccccatccaacccctcctctcattcctgacggcatgcccccctggaaccccttccccatccaaccacctcttatccctgtcccctgactgccccctgctgccccatccaacccgccCCTCCTTTCTGACTGCTCccctgagacccctgcccccattcaaccccctattccaactgccccaacccctatccgcacccccatcccctgaccaccaccccaaactccctgccctctatccaaccccccgcccGCTCcatgcccccttaccgcgctgcctagAGCACCGGTGGCTGACGGCGCTACAGCCacaccgcccagctggagccgggtGATGCtgccagcacagagcaccgggtcaggccctaggagctcacagccctgccacccagagcattgtgccgactgcggagcgagcaagctgaggctgcgggggagggggctagTCTCCCAGGCCAGAGGCTGGGggcctgggcaggatggtcccgcaggtcagatgtggcccccaggctgtagtttgcccacccccgtaCTAGGAAGTTCAACGTAAATCTGAAATGTTACGTAGGAAACTAAAGCCAGTACCGAACATACTCTTCAGCAATTTAAAGTTATAAAATGGGGAAAGTAAAACTAGCAGCAAGTCTGatgtatgtttttaattttgtaaaatcatgattttttttatcaacACTGGTTCAGTATTTTACTGCAATCATGATGAATTAAATCTTCTCCCAGTCAAGAAAATGGGAGTTCAGTTATTCATTTCAGTAGGAGGATCAAGTATCTTGTTGGCCCAAAaaacggggggcggggaggggggggagtgtGGAGAAATCCTTTTCAAAATAGCAAATGATGCGTAAGGTGATCATCACTAAtgtcacttattttatttttttttctctgcacagTCTGATACCTCTGGGGACTACGAGACCACACTACTGAGGATCTGTGGTGGGGATGACTGAAAGTAAATTCATAAGGAGCGCCATGCTATTGCTTTTCTGCTACCTACAGTAATGCTTCTtgtgaagctttttaaacatttaagcAATTGTAAAACTGCAACATGCTGACTGCTTTCTCATCAAGTATCCTAATAAACAGATGTTTGTTTTTAGTGCATCTCTTCAGGCTGTTATCTAACCACCTGCTGGCATCTGGATAAACTGTGCTTAGACTATCAGAAGCCAGATCTTCCAGCTATACATAGTGTTCCCCTGTAAGCTAAGTCTGTCTGGAAACAGTTGCTGTCTTTCTACAGCTGTACAGCATCAGAAAAAGTGATATTACTGTAGGGTGGTGGCAGAATACAAACTAATGGAAGGTCAAGTTGATAGTTACAAAGGCTGTGTTTGGTAGTTTGCATTGGTGGACTGATGATGTAAACACTGGATTCTTCTCCAATGAAGTTGTTCCAAAGAgaaccatttatttttatatattttagggctgtcaattgcgTTTAATGCATGCAATTAACTCAGATTAAtccattttaatcacactgttaacaataatagaacactaattgaaatttattaaatagtttttggatgtttttctaaacattcaaatatattactcctgggggaattctaaaCCACtccacaatgcagaattttgcagaattcccTGTttccgccgcagaattgctggctgccactaggggccactggactctGCAGAGTCCAGCTCACAGTGAGTGGAGCTAGTCTGGCAGGGCTGTAGGCTGCATGCTCTGCTTGATCCTCATTCTCCTGAGGACGGGAGAgggcctgggagacccagctctgGCCAAGGGTGAGGAAGAGCAAGGccatgccccctgctggcaggacagtaaagtgtgtgtgggggagactcTAGGGGTGTAAGTATCTGGGCTCTGGGGGCCCCAACACAGCCCCCTCCAACTGGAATcaggttgtcataggggtttctttaattgTCTACTCCCGGGGGAATCTTCTTTGCTCTTGTCTGTATTGTTGACCTGCTCgttgacaagtattttgaaataaattactaaaataattggAACTGGAGTGATTATGTTGTGGTGTTTTGAGAAAccaaatgtgcagaattttaaaattgtatgcagaatttaattttttggcccagaattctcccaggagtaaatgtattgatttcaattaccacacagactagaaagtgtacagtgctcactttctgttttttattacaaatatatgcactgtaaaaattataaacaaaagaaatagtatttttcaattcacctcaaacaagtactgtcgtgcaatctattgtgaaagcacaacttacaaatgtagatatttttttgttaaataactgcactcaaaaaccaaacaaagtcagacttcagagcctacaagtccattcagtcctacttcttgttcagccaatcgctcagacagacatgtttgtttacattgatgggagataatgctgcctgcttcttatttaaatagttgcaacaaacaaacaaatcaggcGTATGTAGCCTGAGACTATGGAGACAAAATTTGATAAGCAATGCAATTTGCATTAGTGTGATCAGAGAGGGCTCAGACAAATCAGAGGCAGGTAGCACTACTGCACAGAACTGACCTCTCATCTGCCTGCTGAAGGCTATCCCATTTGGGAGAAAGATAGGTGGACTGGGAGAAATCCCTTTGCACCTTGATCTGTATAATCATGATGGACAGACAAATTCAGGGAGGCCATCTTCTAAATATCATATTAGTTGTACTACACAGAGCTCATGTACATTCCTGGCCAAATAAATAGGTTAGAGCCTATATAAGGGACAtttcagatgagaaaactgaaatTGGTCATTTCAAAACATTCTTAAAATCACAACTGGtaaacagaagtgaaactggAACTGCAGTTGGACTGACCCTGCTAGGGCAGACTACGGCAACTGGTTTCTTCTCTCAAAACCAGAAATAGAagtgcagccactgggattcactTCCTTAATCCTTACTGTGATGGTTAAGGATGAACAGTTGTTgctgtgtgtggttttgtttgtttgttttttggagttTTTGCTAGTTCCCATTGGCTGTTGACTTAGTGCAGTTTTATGCAGTTTCCACAAGGTGGCAGGGTCAGTTAATTGGGACCTATTATAAGCagaattgggtttttttaagaagttttttaattttttgagtcGTGGGGTCTGAGGCCTTTTTTTGTCAGCGGTGACTTCAACACAAACTTATAGTTTACAAATGGTTGTAGGAGTGGTTTTAGTGATGGACTGGTTTCAGTGTATATGCATGTCATTAGAATTTTAGAATCCTATCCCCAATCCTGTTCAATTAAGAAAACACACTCAACTTTTTGGCCTGGCCACTTGACCCATCCTGTGTTCCAATTTTTTGTCCCACACTGTGATATGGTTCTACATGGGAATGTGCCACATTAAGGCAACAGACCACGGAGGATGGAGAGAGTGAGGATTACATTACTTAATAATGTAAGTGCGCacctttattttaatattttaacatgtaAGTTAATGTATGCAGCAAAactcaaactattaaaaaaaaaaaaaaaaaaaaaaaaagggggggggggggaatttgtatGAACACCCGCACTCCCTTCCCTCTGAAATGGGTTGGCTTGTTTAGAAAGGCAGTGccgcttttttcccccttcctcctcttgtGAGACTTGGCAACACTGACTGGGAGCCAACTTTCCTACATCAGAATGGTAGGATTACATAGCATGGTTCAAAAATCTTAAGTAATTACACTATAGCTGTCGTATCTATAAGATACTGGTTTTTAGCAAATTCCTGTTGTGGTCTAAAACCTTGTTCAACTGTAGAGATTTTCTAATTCATCTAACCCTGGACACTTTGGACAGTCCTAAACAACACTTAATGTGAAAAGTTCTTATCACCTGTCCTTCAGGCTTCAAGCCTAGCATGGTCATGCTAGTATACATTACCGTAGGAACTGGAGTACAAGAAGACTTAATTTTGGAAGTATCCTTTTTGGCATACTTAAACTCCCTAGCATCACAAGACCAAGCTACAGGATGATGATTTTATGGTCCAGttactggactgggaatcaggagatcacTTAATCTGTACCTCACTTTCCTTTCTGTGCACTGGGGAGTGATAGcttcacaacattcctgtgagatAAGTTGTTTGCAGAGCATATGGAGATCCTGAGATGGAAGGTGTAATATGTACATGAAGCATGCTGTTAACTTCCTATCAGGGTCAGCCCAATCAGTGTGCAGTAAATGTATGTACTGCACGACATGTTACCATGAATGGGCCTTTTGGATGAGCTAAACACCAGACAGTCTGTGGATGCTGTATATCATGGCATGCTTTAAAATAATGCTTAGCTTTTGGTGTTCACTTAGATTTGAACTTGTCTCATATTCCCCATGTCTAAGTAACTTTGACCACTGATTGTCTGATAACAGAAAAATTATTTCTAAGTTCTTTCATTAAATTGTATGTATTTTCTAGTACTTTGGCAACTTGACCCAGTTCTTGTTTTTTCAGCTGCAACATTTTGGACACTACATTTATTTCTTCCAGAATTTTCGTCTGAAAAACAATCAAGAACTACACTGAAGCTTTCTAAACATTTACATAAAGATGAAGTTTTGTCTCACTCTTTGGGTTTACTGGTCTTCAGAATACTTTGACCCAAGGCCTTAAGTATAGCTCTGTGGATATCTCAAGGCAACCCAAGGCCAGCATATAGGACAAAGTATTTTCAGAGCTAGGTTGGGTTTGCTTTcaaaagaagaaagcaaagacTATTGATTAATGCGATGGCCAAAAAAATTACAGAATTTCTCAACTAAATCGTAAAAGTTTTGAAATTCTGTGATTGTTGGTACTGAATTGTTTAACTCTACATGCAAACTGTATGCAGCACAATGCCCATATCCTATTTTTTCAGTC
This genomic interval carries:
- the ANXA3 gene encoding annexin A3, giving the protein MASVWVGSRGTIRDYTGFNASKDAETVRKAIRGIGTDEKTLINTLTERSNAQRQLIAKEYRAASGKDLKDDLKSDLSGNLERIMVALVTPPAVFDAKQLKKSMKGSGTNEKALIEILASRSSKQMKEVSQAYYTVYKKSLGDDLSSDTSGDFRKALLTLADGRRDENIKVDEHLAKKDAQVLYNAGEKKWGTDEDKFTEILCLRSIPQLKRTFDEYRNLSKKTIEESIQSEMSGHFEDLLLAIVQCVNNTPAFFAERLHQSLKGAGTDEFTLNRIMVSRSEIDLLDIRAEYKKHYGCSLHAAIKSDTSGDYETTLLRICGGDD